The Candidatus Schekmanbacteria bacterium RIFCSPLOWO2_02_FULL_38_14 genome includes a window with the following:
- a CDS encoding rod shape-determining protein (functions in MreBCD complex in some organisms) → MILNYLIGKFSNDLAIDLGTANTLVYVKGKGIVLSEPSVVAINKNTNRVLSVGREAKEMLGRTPGNIIAVRPMKDGVIANFDLTEAMLKYFIRKVHNRNTLVRPRIIIGVPSGITQVEKRAVRDSAKQAGAREVYLIEEPMAAAIGAGMPIEEPSGNMIVDIGGGTTEVAVISLSGIVYCKSVRVGGDEMDEAIVSYIKRKHNLLIGERTAEQIKIAIGSAYPMEERKTIEVKGRDLIAGIPKTISITDEEIKSSLAEPIYTIIDTVRIALERTPPELAADIVDRGIILAGGGSLLSGLDILLKEETGLPIKMAQDPLSAVVLGTGRALDSLDLLKKVALQN, encoded by the coding sequence ATGATTCTTAATTATCTTATAGGAAAGTTTTCCAATGATTTGGCTATAGACCTTGGAACTGCAAATACCCTGGTATATGTAAAGGGAAAAGGAATAGTTTTAAGCGAACCCTCAGTTGTTGCAATAAATAAAAATACAAACCGTGTTCTTTCTGTCGGGAGAGAAGCCAAAGAGATGCTGGGAAGGACTCCCGGAAACATCATAGCTGTCAGACCTATGAAAGACGGAGTAATTGCTAATTTTGATTTGACTGAAGCTATGCTTAAATATTTCATAAGAAAGGTGCACAACAGAAATACACTTGTCAGGCCAAGAATAATCATAGGAGTTCCGTCAGGGATAACACAGGTAGAAAAAAGGGCAGTCCGGGATTCAGCCAAGCAGGCAGGAGCAAGAGAGGTCTATCTGATAGAAGAACCGATGGCAGCTGCAATAGGAGCCGGAATGCCCATTGAAGAACCTTCGGGAAATATGATTGTAGATATAGGAGGAGGAACTACTGAAGTAGCTGTAATATCTCTTTCTGGAATTGTTTACTGCAAGTCAGTCAGGGTTGGAGGAGACGAGATGGATGAAGCCATTGTCTCCTACATAAAACGCAAGCATAACCTGTTGATCGGTGAAAGAACCGCTGAACAGATAAAAATAGCTATCGGTTCTGCTTATCCGATGGAGGAAAGGAAAACAATTGAAGTAAAAGGAAGGGATTTAATAGCCGGTATTCCTAAGACAATCTCCATAACAGATGAAGAAATAAAAAGTTCCCTTGCAGAACCAATATATACAATAATTGATACTGTGAGAATCGCGCTTGAAAGAACACCTCCTGAGCTTGCAGCAGATATTGTGGACAGAGGAATTATCCTTGCAGGAGGAGGTTCCCTGCTCTCAGGACTTGATATTCTTTTAAAGGAAGAAACCGGGCTTCCAATAAAAATGGCTCAGGACCCCCTTTCTGCGGTAGTCCTCGGAACAGGAAGAGCGCTGGATTCTCTTGACCTCTTAAAAAAGGTTGCACTTCAGAACTAA
- a CDS encoding cysteine desulfurase NifS, producing the protein MKKVYYFDYNATTPVHSEVLEAMMPFFKESYGNPSSVHTFGRETRAAVDSAREMVAKILGADASEIVFTSCGSESNNLVLKGLVSFHCKAKNHIITSCIEHPAILSTCSFLEESGYRITYLPVNENGRINLSELKEAITDQTLIISIMHGNNEIGVIQPISEIGGIAGKNGVFFHTDAVQTVGKIPIDVNKINVDFLSLSAHKFYGPKGAGALYVRRGIDMHPLIHGGHQEKSRRAGTENVAGIVGLGKACEIAMRDMDEEFRHLVSLKEKFCKGLMEKIPKIRINCSYENCMPNTLNVGFLAIEGESLLINLDLKGIAVSTGSACSSGSVEPSHVLRAIGVPVGYIQGSLRFSFGRFTTSEDIDYLLEILPPIVEKLRSMSPLWYG; encoded by the coding sequence TTGAAGAAAGTCTATTACTTTGACTATAACGCAACAACTCCGGTGCATTCTGAAGTTCTTGAGGCAATGATGCCGTTTTTCAAAGAGAGTTATGGAAATCCGTCAAGCGTACATACCTTTGGAAGAGAGACAAGGGCAGCAGTTGACAGTGCAAGGGAAATGGTTGCTAAAATTCTTGGAGCAGATGCTTCTGAAATAGTTTTTACCAGTTGTGGTTCTGAATCCAATAATTTAGTTTTAAAAGGGCTTGTATCTTTTCACTGCAAAGCAAAAAATCATATCATAACTTCCTGCATAGAACATCCTGCAATATTGAGCACATGCAGTTTTTTAGAGGAATCAGGATACAGAATCACATATCTGCCAGTGAATGAAAATGGAAGGATAAATCTGTCAGAACTCAAAGAGGCAATTACTGACCAGACCCTGATAATATCCATTATGCATGGAAATAATGAAATAGGTGTAATCCAGCCAATTTCAGAGATAGGGGGGATTGCAGGAAAAAACGGAGTTTTTTTTCATACAGATGCTGTTCAGACAGTAGGGAAAATACCAATAGATGTTAACAAAATAAACGTTGACTTCCTTTCACTTTCTGCACACAAGTTTTATGGTCCAAAAGGCGCAGGTGCGTTGTATGTAAGAAGAGGAATAGATATGCATCCTCTGATTCACGGAGGCCATCAGGAGAAAAGCAGAAGAGCAGGAACTGAAAATGTTGCCGGGATAGTTGGTCTTGGAAAGGCTTGTGAAATCGCAATGAGAGATATGGACGAGGAATTCAGGCACCTTGTGAGCCTTAAGGAGAAATTCTGCAAAGGATTAATGGAAAAAATCCCAAAAATAAGAATCAACTGTTCTTATGAGAACTGCATGCCAAATACCCTTAATGTAGGGTTTCTTGCAATAGAAGGGGAATCTCTTCTCATAAACCTTGACCTGAAGGGAATAGCAGTATCAACAGGCTCTGCCTGTTCGTCAGGTTCTGTCGAACCATCTCATGTTCTGAGAGCAATTGGTGTTCCTGTTGGATATATTCAGGGTTCTTTGAGATTCAGCTTCGGGCGTTTTACAACTTCAGAGGATATAGATTATCTTCTGGAAATTTTACCTCCGATTGTTGAAAAACTCAGAAGCATGTCTCCATTGTGGTATGGGTGA